A genomic window from Bradyrhizobium lupini includes:
- a CDS encoding LysR family transcriptional regulator: protein MHKPRRSRPSLQASKAIELKHLKSAVAAADCGSIRGAAELLRSQQSSLSRRIDEIEHHLGIAIFERYSGGVRPTRAGHDVLRLARSILEEFDALLATAISVHNSETGRLTIGFCTSLSAGNLQTSLLAFKEQFPQIELVTVERSRTRLAAALRSGSVDVLIVTGRLQLLNTEEMPLWSERVLVALPHDHPLAGGETVCWSDLRGQTVLLSHYDPGKELEDLLISKLLSPEHRPKIERHDVSRGIIKSLISMSTGISLVLESDMGANFAGLVYRELRDGTGPSRFDFSATWRPDNENPALREFLKLLTARYRSPPIGG from the coding sequence ATGCACAAACCACGTCGATCAAGACCCTCCCTTCAAGCCAGCAAGGCAATCGAACTGAAACACCTGAAGTCGGCTGTTGCTGCCGCCGACTGCGGCAGCATCCGCGGAGCCGCGGAGTTGTTGAGGTCGCAACAATCGAGTCTCAGCCGAAGAATCGATGAAATCGAGCACCACTTGGGCATCGCAATCTTCGAGCGCTACAGCGGAGGCGTGCGACCGACGCGGGCCGGCCACGACGTGCTTCGGCTGGCAAGGAGCATTCTGGAAGAATTCGACGCGCTCCTCGCCACCGCGATATCTGTCCATAACAGCGAAACCGGCCGCCTGACCATCGGATTTTGCACCTCACTTTCGGCAGGCAATCTGCAGACGTCGCTACTCGCGTTCAAAGAGCAATTTCCGCAGATCGAACTTGTGACGGTCGAACGATCACGGACGCGTTTGGCCGCGGCGCTTCGAAGCGGCTCGGTCGATGTGCTGATCGTAACAGGAAGGCTTCAATTGTTGAACACCGAAGAAATGCCGCTTTGGAGCGAGCGCGTTCTGGTGGCCCTGCCCCACGATCATCCGCTCGCTGGGGGAGAGACTGTGTGCTGGAGCGACCTGCGCGGCCAGACAGTGCTGCTCAGCCATTATGACCCAGGAAAGGAACTCGAAGATCTTCTGATTTCCAAGCTCCTCTCGCCCGAGCATCGCCCCAAGATCGAGCGCCACGACGTCAGTCGTGGCATCATCAAGAGCCTAATCAGCATGAGCACGGGGATAAGCCTGGTGCTCGAGTCCGATATGGGGGCAAATTTTGCGGGCCTTGTCTACCGAGAGCTACGGGATGGCACGGGGCCCAGCCGCTTCGACTTTTCGGCCACTTGGCGCCCCGACAATGAAAACCCGGCCCTGCGGGAATTCCTGAAGCTGCTCACAGCGCGCTACCGTTCGCCTCCGATTGGAGGCTGA
- a CDS encoding TrbI/VirB10 family protein, whose product MTETGQPNDTPKDAPRVKPPENIAETLRLRPDRPQVTRLSRKVLAGGSALLLVLISGAVFWALQEKRSRTSAAEELYATDHHNVADQLATLPKDYTEIPKEVPRLGPPLPGDLGRPIVAAQGSSTPSALGVDAEQQRVNQESEAARTSKVFASTNVRAKATVTSPSEAPSNAAPSSDEAFAQNGQDRKLAFVSASVDRRTTSPDRLARPVSPFVVQAGTVIPAALITGIRSDLPGQITAQVTEAVYDSPTGRARLIPQGARLIGTYDSQVAFGQSRVLLVWTRLIMPNGRSIVLERQPGADVAGYSGLEDEVDNHWKELLGAAALSTLLAVGTEVNSGSDTGSTNSDLIAALRRGAGDSMNQTGQQVVRRNLNIQPTLTIRPGFPLRVIVNRDLVLEPYRG is encoded by the coding sequence GTGACAGAGACTGGCCAGCCGAATGACACACCCAAGGACGCCCCTCGGGTTAAGCCGCCGGAAAATATCGCCGAAACCCTTCGGCTCCGGCCAGATCGGCCGCAAGTGACCCGCCTATCGCGCAAGGTGCTTGCGGGTGGCAGCGCCCTTTTGCTGGTGCTGATCTCTGGTGCGGTCTTCTGGGCTCTGCAGGAGAAACGATCACGCACGTCGGCCGCCGAGGAGCTTTACGCGACCGACCACCACAATGTCGCCGATCAGCTTGCAACCTTGCCGAAGGATTACACTGAGATCCCGAAGGAGGTGCCGCGTCTTGGACCACCTTTACCCGGCGATCTTGGCCGGCCGATCGTTGCAGCACAGGGCTCTTCGACGCCCAGCGCGCTCGGTGTTGACGCCGAACAGCAGCGCGTCAATCAGGAGAGCGAGGCGGCACGCACCAGCAAGGTGTTTGCCAGCACGAACGTCCGCGCAAAGGCCACTGTCACATCGCCAAGTGAAGCCCCATCAAATGCAGCGCCATCATCCGACGAAGCATTTGCCCAGAATGGCCAGGACCGAAAACTTGCGTTCGTCAGTGCTTCCGTTGACCGTCGAACCACCAGTCCCGATCGCCTGGCAAGACCGGTCTCTCCCTTTGTGGTCCAGGCGGGAACGGTCATTCCGGCCGCTCTTATCACGGGGATTCGGTCCGACCTGCCTGGGCAGATCACGGCCCAAGTCACAGAGGCGGTATACGATTCCCCAACCGGGCGAGCTCGCCTTATCCCGCAAGGAGCCCGGTTGATCGGGACGTATGATAGCCAAGTCGCATTTGGCCAATCGCGCGTGCTCCTGGTGTGGACGCGCCTCATCATGCCAAATGGGCGGTCGATCGTCCTGGAGCGTCAGCCGGGCGCAGATGTCGCGGGCTACTCTGGGCTTGAGGATGAGGTCGACAACCATTGGAAGGAGCTGTTGGGGGCCGCTGCGCTTTCGACGCTGCTGGCCGTCGGCACCGAGGTGAATTCCGGATCGGATACGGGTAGTACCAACAGCGACCTCATCGCTGCGCTCCGCCGCGGGGCGGGGGACTCGATGAACCAGACGGGCCAGCAGGTGGTCCGCCGCAATCTCAACATCCAGCCGACCTTGACGATTCGTCCGGGATTTCCCCTGCGGGTGATCGTCAACCGTGACCTGGTGCTCGAACCGTACAGAGGATGA
- a CDS encoding Lrp/AsnC family transcriptional regulator: MQYDRTDARILEIVQKNNRLTSEVIGEMAGLSATACQRRLKRLRSEGIIEADVSIVSAKAVGRPIQMLVMVTLERERSDIIDKFKKAIKGSAEVVNGFYITGDADFVLYVTARTMEDYEQFTRRFFYENSDIKGFKTMVVIDRVKSGFAIPVEIPDEE; this comes from the coding sequence ATGCAATACGACCGGACGGACGCCCGCATCCTTGAGATCGTCCAAAAGAACAATCGCCTGACCTCCGAGGTGATCGGCGAAATGGCCGGCCTTTCTGCTACCGCGTGTCAACGACGGCTGAAGAGACTTCGTTCGGAAGGCATCATCGAGGCCGATGTGTCGATTGTTTCGGCGAAAGCGGTGGGAAGGCCCATCCAAATGCTGGTAATGGTGACTCTGGAACGCGAGCGTTCGGACATCATCGATAAGTTCAAGAAGGCTATCAAAGGTTCAGCTGAAGTCGTCAATGGATTTTACATCACCGGCGATGCTGACTTTGTTCTGTACGTCACCGCGCGCACGATGGAAGATTACGAGCAGTTCACCCGCCGTTTTTTTTATGAGAACTCGGATATCAAAGGGTTTAAGACAATGGTGGTGATAGACCGCGTGAAGTCGGGTTTTGCGATTCCTGTGGAAATTCCCGACGAGGAGTGA
- a CDS encoding LuxR family transcriptional regulator, whose translation MADVTAALSLSCFAYLALPSRPGGVPNLISTYPSSWTALYLQRGYDSVDPVVRRAIRDPKPFRWGLGIGPRMRSDSERTLFEEAAKFGIRCGFTFPIHDDQGAIAALSFAADEHQTGFERSLLEHAQTLRLIASFFHAHAKRFWTNDRMVGGVVLSPREHECLGWSARGKSAGEIGIILGISERTAGFHLDNARAKLGVSSLRQAIVLLAESNSRKCSAGPP comes from the coding sequence ATGGCCGATGTCACCGCTGCGCTCAGTTTGTCATGCTTCGCATATCTTGCGCTGCCCAGCAGGCCCGGTGGTGTCCCGAACCTAATTTCGACGTACCCATCCTCCTGGACCGCTCTTTATTTGCAGCGTGGGTACGATTCCGTCGATCCGGTGGTACGTCGGGCGATCCGCGATCCTAAACCGTTCCGCTGGGGGCTTGGAATCGGGCCGCGAATGCGATCGGATTCAGAACGCACGCTGTTCGAAGAAGCCGCGAAATTCGGAATTCGCTGCGGATTCACATTCCCAATCCACGATGACCAGGGCGCGATCGCCGCGCTGAGCTTTGCTGCCGACGAGCATCAAACGGGTTTTGAGCGCTCGTTACTTGAGCACGCCCAGACCCTGCGACTAATCGCAAGCTTTTTCCATGCACACGCAAAGCGCTTTTGGACGAATGATCGAATGGTCGGTGGGGTGGTGCTGTCTCCTCGCGAGCATGAATGTCTCGGATGGTCCGCGCGCGGCAAATCAGCCGGGGAGATCGGGATCATTCTCGGGATCAGCGAGCGAACGGCGGGATTTCACCTGGACAACGCCCGTGCGAAGCTCGGTGTCAGCTCGCTTCGTCAAGCCATCGTGCTGCTAGCCGAATCAAACTCTCGAAAATGCAGCGCCGGCCCGCCATAA
- the ald gene encoding alanine dehydrogenase — translation MKVGVPKEIKTHEYRVGLTPGAVREYVAAGHSVAVETNAGAGIGASDEEYRKAGATLLGSAREVFGSSEMIVKVKEPQPSEWTQLRENQILFTYLHLAPDPEQANGLLKSGCTAIAYETVTDANGGLPLLAPMSEVAGRLSIEAASAALKRYAGGRGLLVGGVPGVQPARIVVIGGGVVGTHAARMAVGLGAEVTMLDRSIARLRQLDELFDGRVRTRFSTIEAVEEEVFAADVVVGAVLIPGASAPRLVSRKMLSAMRKGAVIVDVAIDQGGCFETSRPTTHAEPTYEIDGVIHYCVANMPGAVPLTSSHALNNATLPFGLALANKGFAAVLENHHLRAGLNVYGGRLTYKAVAESLGLPYSPIVQAAA, via the coding sequence ATGAAGGTCGGCGTTCCCAAGGAAATCAAGACTCATGAGTATCGCGTGGGTCTGACGCCCGGAGCTGTCCGCGAGTATGTTGCCGCCGGCCACAGCGTAGCGGTCGAGACCAATGCAGGGGCTGGCATCGGCGCTAGCGACGAAGAGTATCGCAAAGCTGGTGCAACACTCCTGGGCTCCGCTCGCGAGGTATTTGGGTCTAGCGAGATGATCGTAAAGGTTAAAGAACCCCAGCCTTCCGAATGGACGCAGCTTCGAGAGAATCAGATTCTGTTCACGTACCTGCACTTGGCGCCGGACCCTGAGCAGGCTAACGGCCTTTTGAAATCTGGATGTACCGCAATCGCCTACGAAACGGTGACTGATGCAAATGGGGGGCTTCCATTGCTTGCGCCGATGAGTGAGGTTGCAGGTAGGCTTTCAATTGAGGCAGCCAGTGCGGCCCTGAAGCGGTATGCAGGTGGCCGTGGCCTCCTGGTCGGCGGTGTTCCCGGTGTTCAGCCGGCGCGCATCGTGGTCATCGGAGGCGGTGTTGTCGGTACCCATGCCGCCCGCATGGCCGTCGGCTTGGGAGCTGAGGTTACAATGCTTGACCGGTCGATTGCTCGCCTTCGCCAACTGGATGAGCTGTTCGATGGGCGGGTTCGTACCAGGTTTTCGACGATAGAGGCTGTTGAGGAAGAGGTATTTGCCGCGGACGTCGTAGTCGGGGCGGTGCTCATTCCTGGAGCGAGCGCACCTAGGCTGGTTAGTCGCAAGATGTTGAGCGCGATGCGAAAGGGGGCCGTCATCGTTGACGTTGCGATCGATCAAGGCGGATGCTTCGAGACATCTCGTCCGACGACACACGCCGAACCAACCTATGAGATAGACGGAGTAATTCATTACTGCGTCGCCAACATGCCCGGGGCTGTCCCGCTCACCTCGAGCCACGCTCTGAATAACGCCACACTGCCGTTTGGACTGGCTCTCGCCAACAAGGGATTTGCAGCCGTCCTTGAGAACCATCATCTGCGAGCGGGCCTGAACGTCTATGGTGGCCGGCTAACTTACAAGGCCGTGGCCGAAAGTCTTGGCCTGCCATACTCACCGATCGTTCAGGCTGCGGCCTGA
- a CDS encoding aminotransferase — protein sequence MNKIKTIAEQDRSTVLHPFTQLKDFATGKIGDPTIITGGKGIRIEDAQGHSYIDGFAGLYCVNIGYGRTEVAEAIARQAYQLAYYHTYAAHTTEELATLSHRLVQMAPGKPSKVFYGLSGSDANETQAKLVWYYNNLRGQPKKKKIISRERGYHGCSVISGSMTGMSFYHDHMDLPFPGIVHTGAPHHYWGAEPGETEESFSRRRAAELEELIVREGPETIGAFIAEPVLGTGGITPPPAGYWREVQSVLRRYDVLLIADEVICGFGRTGADFGSTLYDMEPDLVTVAKGLTSGYVPLSAAIIGEKVYAVMEEAADRVGAFSHGYTYSGHPIAAAAANAVLDIVERERLSDRAKTVGAHFQKRLKEKFAQLEIVGEVRGVGLLGAVEFVADRQTKRRFDPELKVGARISKAARDRGLIARAMPHGDILGFAPPLVVSEAEIDEIVDLAYKATKQVMDELAK from the coding sequence ATGAACAAGATTAAGACTATCGCTGAACAAGATCGCTCGACTGTTCTCCATCCTTTCACTCAGCTCAAAGACTTCGCCACCGGTAAGATTGGTGATCCGACGATCATCACTGGAGGAAAAGGTATCCGCATCGAAGATGCGCAGGGACACAGTTATATCGACGGGTTTGCGGGACTCTACTGCGTAAACATCGGATACGGCCGGACCGAAGTGGCTGAAGCCATTGCGCGACAGGCTTACCAACTCGCCTACTACCACACGTATGCGGCGCACACGACCGAGGAGCTCGCCACTTTGTCGCACCGTCTCGTGCAAATGGCTCCTGGTAAGCCCAGCAAGGTATTCTACGGTCTGTCGGGATCGGATGCGAACGAAACCCAGGCGAAGCTTGTCTGGTATTACAACAACCTTCGTGGCCAGCCTAAGAAGAAAAAGATCATCTCACGCGAGCGGGGCTATCACGGTTGCTCAGTGATCTCTGGCTCAATGACCGGCATGTCGTTTTACCACGATCATATGGATCTTCCCTTTCCGGGTATTGTGCACACGGGCGCGCCTCACCACTACTGGGGAGCCGAGCCGGGCGAGACGGAAGAGTCGTTTTCTCGTCGGCGGGCGGCGGAGCTTGAAGAGCTAATCGTTAGGGAAGGTCCAGAAACGATCGGCGCATTTATTGCCGAGCCGGTGCTTGGCACGGGCGGGATCACGCCCCCGCCCGCCGGGTACTGGCGCGAGGTTCAGTCCGTGCTTAGGCGCTATGATGTTCTTCTGATCGCAGATGAGGTTATTTGCGGTTTCGGTCGAACCGGCGCTGATTTCGGCAGCACGCTTTACGACATGGAACCGGATCTGGTCACGGTCGCAAAAGGCCTGACGTCCGGCTATGTCCCGCTCTCCGCCGCCATTATTGGCGAGAAGGTATATGCCGTCATGGAGGAGGCGGCGGATCGAGTTGGTGCATTTTCGCATGGTTACACCTATTCCGGCCATCCGATTGCGGCAGCTGCTGCCAATGCGGTGCTTGATATTGTCGAGCGGGAACGTCTCAGCGACCGCGCCAAGACCGTCGGCGCGCATTTCCAAAAGCGGCTCAAGGAAAAATTTGCACAGCTGGAGATCGTAGGCGAAGTTCGAGGTGTGGGCTTGCTCGGCGCTGTGGAGTTTGTTGCTGACCGTCAGACGAAGCGCCGATTTGATCCAGAACTCAAGGTGGGGGCGCGGATCTCCAAGGCTGCTCGCGATCGGGGGCTCATTGCACGAGCTATGCCGCACGGAGACATCCTTGGATTTGCCCCTCCCCTCGTCGTATCCGAAGCTGAAATCGATGAGATCGTTGATCTGGCTTACAAAGCGACCAAGCAAGTGATGGATGAGCTCGCGAAGTAA
- a CDS encoding DUF2274 domain-containing protein: MSKLKLGALEDDKPIKVTHELPASVHRDLVSYAEILAQETGQPIQDPSKLIAPMLARFMAADRSFRKARRARQPPIGGER; this comes from the coding sequence ATGTCAAAACTCAAACTCGGAGCCTTAGAAGACGATAAGCCCATCAAGGTGACACACGAACTACCTGCGAGCGTGCACCGCGATCTCGTGTCATACGCTGAAATCCTCGCCCAGGAGACTGGCCAGCCAATCCAGGATCCATCGAAACTCATTGCACCGATGCTGGCGCGGTTCATGGCTGCCGACAGGAGCTTTCGGAAAGCTCGCCGGGCTCGTCAGCCTCCAATCGGAGGCGAACGGTAG
- a CDS encoding NAD-dependent succinate-semialdehyde dehydrogenase encodes MAGVAATCLRTLRRRDFVAGAALIAGRWIAGSQRDVVMDPATGEIIADVARCSAADMTLAIEAAERAFPAWRAFLPARRGAILRAWASLMRDHSEDLATLVTSEQGKPLAEARYEVEYGAAFLEWFAAEGERAYGETIPSHKVDSLLQVRMHPIGVAAAVTPWNFPIAMITRKAGAALAAGCPIIVKPAPETPLSALALARLAEEAGLPAGVFQTLVGEPIELSTPLLRDTRVRALSFTGSTQVGRLFLEGSAQTIKKVSLELGGHAPFLIFDDVDLEKAVKGVMAAKFATSGQDCLAANRIYVQRGIHDTFVEALSAAMAQLKVGHGLNPASDIGPMTKLSVAEKCRAQIVDAVVKGAQVITAKKDDNLGPNFVLPTLLTQVTDDMLIAREETFGPVAAVLPFDSEEEVINRANSSEMGLAGYVYTGNLRRALRLSERIECGMLGVNTASFTGPPIPFGGWKQSGLGREGSRHGLSEYMELKYVCFGDLAA; translated from the coding sequence ATGGCCGGGGTCGCTGCAACATGCCTTCGGACGCTGCGTCGCCGCGACTTTGTCGCGGGGGCTGCGCTCATTGCCGGTCGCTGGATTGCGGGCAGCCAAAGAGACGTCGTGATGGATCCCGCTACGGGCGAAATCATTGCGGACGTTGCGCGCTGCAGTGCCGCGGACATGACGCTCGCAATAGAGGCGGCTGAGCGAGCGTTTCCGGCTTGGCGAGCCTTTTTGCCGGCAAGGCGTGGAGCTATTCTCCGAGCTTGGGCGTCATTGATGCGCGACCATTCGGAAGACCTTGCCACGTTGGTGACAAGCGAGCAAGGCAAGCCGCTGGCGGAAGCGCGGTACGAGGTTGAGTACGGGGCTGCTTTTCTCGAGTGGTTCGCCGCAGAAGGGGAGCGCGCATACGGAGAGACGATTCCGAGTCATAAGGTTGACAGTCTGCTTCAGGTGCGAATGCATCCGATCGGGGTCGCGGCGGCGGTAACTCCGTGGAACTTCCCCATCGCGATGATCACACGGAAGGCGGGTGCAGCTCTTGCAGCGGGCTGCCCGATCATCGTGAAGCCAGCGCCGGAGACGCCATTGTCGGCTCTCGCCCTGGCCAGATTGGCAGAGGAGGCAGGTCTTCCCGCCGGCGTGTTTCAGACTCTAGTGGGTGAGCCCATCGAGCTATCAACGCCTCTGTTGCGCGACACCAGAGTGCGAGCCCTCTCGTTTACGGGATCTACCCAGGTCGGCCGCTTGTTTCTGGAGGGGTCGGCCCAGACCATTAAAAAAGTCTCGCTCGAACTCGGAGGGCATGCTCCCTTCCTGATCTTTGATGACGTCGACCTTGAGAAAGCCGTCAAAGGTGTGATGGCTGCCAAGTTTGCGACATCGGGTCAGGACTGTCTCGCGGCGAATCGCATTTACGTACAAAGGGGCATTCACGATACGTTCGTTGAAGCGCTTAGCGCGGCAATGGCTCAGCTCAAGGTCGGTCACGGCTTGAATCCTGCTAGCGATATCGGGCCAATGACGAAGCTTTCGGTGGCCGAGAAGTGCCGGGCGCAAATCGTCGATGCGGTCGTAAAGGGCGCGCAAGTCATCACCGCGAAGAAAGATGACAATTTGGGCCCGAACTTCGTTCTTCCGACTCTGCTCACTCAAGTCACCGACGACATGCTCATCGCGCGTGAAGAAACTTTTGGGCCAGTAGCTGCCGTACTACCTTTCGACTCGGAAGAAGAGGTCATCAATCGAGCTAATTCGAGCGAAATGGGCTTGGCCGGGTACGTGTACACCGGCAACCTGCGTCGAGCGCTCCGGCTCTCTGAGAGAATCGAGTGCGGCATGCTCGGTGTCAACACCGCTTCCTTTACAGGTCCGCCCATTCCGTTCGGTGGATGGAAGCAGTCAGGACTGGGACGCGAAGGCTCTCGGCACGGTCTATCGGAATACATGGAACTGAAGTACGTGTGCTTCGGCGACTTGGCGGCTTAG
- a CDS encoding acyl-homoserine-lactone synthase encodes MMQLITPECYGEFVHDLAEMHRLRYCVFKQRLDWNVDVSGDMEIDEFDVLRPVHLLNRSTAGRIQGCVRLLPSTGPTMLRDTFPILLDGQPTPRSDRIWESSRFALDVPPDAPKASGGLAAATYELFAGMIEFGLSIELTEIVTVTDVRMERILRRAGWPLRPIGKARPVGNTTAIAGYLEVSPNALHRIRKAGHISGPVLWAPVIRAAA; translated from the coding sequence ATGATGCAGCTCATCACGCCGGAGTGCTACGGCGAGTTCGTTCACGATCTCGCCGAGATGCACCGGCTGCGCTATTGCGTTTTCAAACAGCGCCTGGACTGGAACGTTGACGTCAGCGGTGACATGGAGATCGACGAGTTCGATGTCCTTAGACCCGTGCATCTCCTGAACCGCTCGACCGCTGGACGCATTCAGGGCTGCGTCCGGCTCTTGCCTTCAACCGGCCCGACCATGCTGAGGGACACCTTCCCAATCCTTTTGGACGGGCAGCCCACGCCACGAAGCGATCGCATCTGGGAGAGCAGCCGATTTGCGCTTGATGTTCCTCCGGATGCTCCGAAGGCGAGTGGAGGACTTGCTGCCGCGACTTACGAGCTGTTTGCAGGCATGATTGAGTTCGGCCTTTCCATCGAGTTGACCGAAATCGTCACTGTCACGGACGTCCGGATGGAGCGCATTCTTAGGCGCGCAGGCTGGCCCCTCCGCCCGATCGGAAAAGCTCGTCCTGTCGGAAACACCACGGCCATTGCTGGATATTTGGAGGTCTCGCCCAATGCGTTGCATCGCATCCGCAAAGCGGGACACATCTCAGGTCCGGTGCTCTGGGCTCCAGTCATCCGAGCGGCCGCCTAG
- a CDS encoding MFS transporter codes for MTDIPKPRTFNADGITAPFLHATFRRIWLASLLSNLGALIRGVGAAWAMTQMTSSADMVALVQTALMLPVMLISMPAGAIADMYDRRRIILYSLGIALTGASALTTLAWLDLVTPTLLLALCFLVGCAVALLDPAWQSSVSEQVPSDALPAAIALNGISYNLARSVGPALGGIVVAAAGTVAAFAINALLYLPLMFALFLWKRAPEPSRLPPESLHRAIVSGVRYIMNAPSIKIVLTRAMAMGLFGGAIIALMPLVARDLLHGGAETYGIILSAFGLGAVIGAFSVTEVRKRMTGEAAIRACALSMGGALVAVAISREPLLTAVALVLAGAVWMMAWVLFSIGVQLSAPRWVTGRALAAYQAASSGGIAVGSWAWGHVTDVAGVNVALLLAAALLAVSPLLGFWLPMPRVSARGEEPEMLDDPKVRLALSGRSGPLVVEIEYRVGQENARSFHNLMQDIQLFRQRNGAYGWSIARDIADPELWTERYHCPTWLDYLRQRNRATKSERALDQRATAFHIGPEPVRVRRMLERPFGSVRWKEEAPDRAAAKDLDSKHEHGAVS; via the coding sequence ATGACGGACATCCCCAAGCCCCGGACGTTCAACGCCGACGGTATCACCGCGCCTTTCCTACATGCCACCTTCCGCCGTATCTGGCTCGCAAGTCTGCTGTCCAATCTTGGCGCTTTGATCCGGGGAGTCGGCGCAGCTTGGGCGATGACGCAGATGACATCGTCAGCGGACATGGTGGCACTTGTACAGACCGCGCTGATGCTGCCGGTTATGCTAATCTCGATGCCGGCCGGAGCGATCGCCGACATGTATGACCGGCGCAGGATTATCCTGTATTCGCTTGGGATCGCGTTGACGGGCGCGAGTGCGTTGACAACGCTCGCCTGGCTTGATCTCGTGACGCCAACTCTCTTGCTGGCACTGTGCTTTCTGGTAGGTTGCGCTGTGGCGCTATTGGACCCCGCCTGGCAGTCGTCCGTAAGCGAGCAAGTCCCCTCTGACGCTTTACCCGCGGCGATAGCGTTAAACGGCATCAGCTACAACCTCGCGCGAAGCGTTGGGCCTGCGCTCGGAGGGATTGTCGTGGCAGCCGCCGGTACAGTGGCTGCGTTTGCTATTAACGCCCTGTTGTATCTGCCATTGATGTTTGCTCTATTTCTGTGGAAGCGCGCCCCTGAGCCATCGCGTTTGCCACCTGAAAGCCTCCATCGCGCTATCGTTTCGGGCGTTCGCTACATCATGAATGCGCCATCGATTAAGATTGTGTTGACTCGCGCCATGGCGATGGGCTTGTTCGGGGGCGCAATCATTGCTCTGATGCCGCTGGTCGCCCGCGATCTCCTGCACGGGGGTGCCGAAACCTATGGCATTATTCTCAGTGCCTTTGGTCTGGGCGCGGTGATCGGTGCGTTCAGCGTCACAGAGGTTCGCAAGCGTATGACGGGAGAGGCCGCCATTCGGGCCTGCGCACTTTCGATGGGCGGTGCTCTCGTGGCGGTAGCGATAAGCCGCGAGCCACTTCTGACGGCCGTCGCGCTCGTTTTGGCTGGCGCGGTATGGATGATGGCATGGGTACTTTTCAGCATTGGTGTGCAATTGTCAGCGCCGCGCTGGGTAACAGGGCGAGCGCTTGCGGCCTACCAGGCGGCCAGTTCCGGCGGGATCGCCGTCGGAAGCTGGGCGTGGGGCCATGTGACTGACGTCGCCGGAGTAAATGTTGCGCTCTTACTGGCGGCCGCTTTGCTGGCTGTCTCTCCGCTGCTCGGGTTTTGGTTGCCCATGCCACGCGTCAGCGCACGGGGCGAAGAACCTGAGATGCTAGACGATCCGAAAGTGCGTCTGGCACTGAGCGGACGCAGTGGGCCGCTTGTCGTAGAGATAGAATATCGGGTCGGGCAGGAGAACGCCCGCTCTTTCCATAATTTGATGCAGGACATTCAACTCTTCCGTCAGCGCAACGGAGCCTATGGCTGGTCGATCGCCCGAGATATTGCAGATCCGGAACTGTGGACAGAGCGTTATCACTGTCCAACGTGGCTCGACTATTTGCGCCAGCGCAACCGTGCGACTAAATCGGAGCGCGCGCTGGATCAGCGGGCAACGGCCTTCCACATCGGTCCAGAGCCTGTGCGTGTGCGACGCATGCTCGAGCGCCCATTCGGATCCGTACGCTGGAAGGAAGAGGCGCCCGATCGCGCTGCGGCCAAGGACTTAGACAGCAAGCACGAGCACGGTGCGGTGAGCTAG